A window from Psychrobium sp. MM17-31 encodes these proteins:
- a CDS encoding VOC family protein, with the protein MLDHTPLVWAEISVNDMSRAQAFYKEHFGLTFKYEEMNDMEMAIVETKDESVTNLALVKHDMMKPSLEGSTIYLHLGDSLQAQVNALKEAGVEILLPAMPIKDGSCGSIAIFVDCEGNKIGLWSQNM; encoded by the coding sequence ATGTTAGATCACACACCTCTCGTTTGGGCAGAAATTTCAGTTAACGACATGAGTCGCGCACAAGCTTTTTACAAGGAGCACTTTGGCCTGACCTTTAAATACGAAGAAATGAATGACATGGAAATGGCTATTGTCGAAACTAAAGATGAATCAGTCACCAATCTTGCGCTTGTTAAACACGATATGATGAAACCAAGTTTAGAGGGTTCAACTATCTATTTGCATCTTGGTGACTCATTACAAGCACAAGTGAACGCGCTAAAAGAAGCTGGTGTTGAAATCTTGTTGCCAGCCATGCCAATTAAAGACGGCAGCTGTGGCAGTATCGCTATCTTTGTAGATTGTGAAGGCAATAAAATTGGTTTATGGTCTCAAAATATGTAG
- a CDS encoding YafY family protein: MRRADRLFQIIQLLKNRRLTTAQLLSEVLEVSTRTIYRDIQDLIVSGIPIEGEAGVGYMLRKEVDVPPLMFSETELEAIQVGMRMVQAWGGHELSKAAKQAMIKVSAVLPERLQSFNALMFAPNFYDQAPEFQHIDTLRNAARTRQVLRFDYLDANQNPTLRQVRPLAIYLWKAKWTVLTWCELRADFRNFRIDRIQTITYIGKSFEPQVGQRLEDFLEQIYREYDVTPDNSTI, from the coding sequence ATGCGCCGCGCCGACCGACTGTTTCAGATAATTCAGCTACTTAAAAATCGTCGTTTAACGACCGCGCAACTGCTGAGCGAAGTGCTCGAAGTATCGACTCGCACCATTTATCGTGACATTCAAGATCTCATTGTCAGCGGAATTCCCATTGAGGGCGAAGCTGGCGTTGGCTATATGCTGCGCAAAGAAGTCGATGTGCCGCCGCTAATGTTTAGCGAAACCGAGTTAGAAGCCATTCAAGTTGGCATGCGGATGGTTCAGGCATGGGGCGGTCACGAACTGTCGAAAGCAGCTAAGCAAGCCATGATAAAGGTTTCTGCGGTGCTGCCAGAACGCTTGCAGTCATTTAATGCGTTAATGTTCGCCCCCAACTTTTACGATCAAGCGCCTGAGTTTCAACACATAGATACCCTGCGCAATGCCGCTCGTACAAGGCAAGTTCTGCGCTTTGATTATTTAGATGCCAATCAGAACCCAACACTACGCCAAGTGCGCCCGTTGGCCATTTATTTATGGAAAGCGAAATGGACGGTCTTAACATGGTGTGAACTAAGAGCTGATTTTCGCAACTTTCGCATCGACCGCATTCAAACAATAACCTATATCGGTAAATCATTTGAGCCGCAAGTTGGCCAACGACTGGAAGACTTCCTCGAACAAATCTATCGCGAATACGATGTAACACCAGACAATTCAACAATATGA